In Cloacibacterium caeni, a single window of DNA contains:
- a CDS encoding response regulator transcription factor, producing the protein MKILIIEDEKELAKSIAEYLSTENYLCEKAATFHEAMYKIEIFNYDCILLDITLPDGNGLKILEELKKQQKQDGVIIISAKNSLEDKIKGLQIGADDYLTKPFHLSELAARVYSIIRRKQFDNTNIIQQNELTIDLLAKTASANNKPIILTKKEFDLLLYFIGNKNRVLSKSTLAEHLSGDFADMLDNHDFVYAHVKNLKKKLSEAGCETYLKTVYGTGYKWEVV; encoded by the coding sequence ATGAAGATTCTCATTATTGAAGACGAAAAAGAATTGGCTAAAAGCATTGCCGAATATCTTTCTACAGAAAATTATTTGTGCGAAAAGGCTGCGACATTTCACGAAGCGATGTATAAAATCGAAATTTTTAATTACGATTGCATTTTGTTGGACATTACTTTGCCAGACGGTAATGGTCTTAAAATTTTAGAAGAACTCAAAAAACAACAAAAACAGGATGGTGTTATTATCATTTCTGCCAAAAATTCTTTAGAAGATAAAATAAAAGGTTTGCAAATTGGTGCGGATGATTACCTCACAAAACCCTTCCATTTATCGGAATTGGCAGCCCGAGTGTACTCTATCATCAGAAGAAAGCAATTTGACAATACCAATATCATTCAGCAAAATGAACTAACGATTGACCTATTAGCAAAAACAGCTTCAGCAAACAATAAGCCTATTATTCTCACAAAAAAGGAATTTGATTTATTGCTTTATTTTATTGGAAATAAAAATCGTGTGCTTTCAAAAAGTACTTTAGCAGAACATCTTTCAGGGGATTTTGCGGATATGTTGGATAACCACGATTTTGTATATGCCCACGTAAAAAATCTAAAAAAGAAACTGTCCGAAGCAGGGTGCGAAACTTACCTGAAAACAGTTTACGGAACAGGCTATAAATGGGAGGTTGTTTAA
- a CDS encoding toprim domain-containing protein has protein sequence MNCKQFNSVKLEEILVSLGHHPTKQNEKEAWFLNPFYTETQASFKINKNLNYWYLHSEGIGGNNVDFMKKYLNESVKEVLEWAEKQNFSSFQQQNVIHSINSKPNYQITEIKKLQNEHLKSYLHQRGLSKVVYPLVKEIHFTIGEKKLYAIGFENFSGGWELRNSFYKGSLQKKDISIVNLNNENQNETGKRIVVFEGFMDALSFVEMKPFFIGDLLVMNSISLLNRTKEHLKIYSEIHLFLDNDKAGETCKNEILKSFPEAKNHSEIYALHKDLNDYLQFKNNTEIEKKQQIDLKSKQEQEESEIYQTYKRKR, from the coding sequence ATGAACTGCAAACAATTCAACTCTGTAAAGTTGGAAGAAATCCTTGTTTCACTCGGACACCATCCAACAAAACAAAATGAAAAAGAAGCTTGGTTTCTCAATCCTTTTTACACAGAAACACAAGCCTCTTTTAAAATTAATAAAAATCTGAATTATTGGTATTTACACTCCGAAGGAATTGGCGGAAACAATGTCGATTTTATGAAAAAATATCTAAACGAATCAGTAAAAGAAGTTTTAGAATGGGCAGAAAAGCAAAATTTTTCTTCTTTTCAACAGCAGAATGTTATTCATTCAATAAATTCAAAACCAAATTATCAAATCACCGAAATCAAAAAACTCCAAAACGAACATCTTAAAAGCTATCTTCATCAAAGAGGACTTTCAAAAGTAGTATATCCGTTAGTTAAAGAAATTCATTTTACCATTGGAGAAAAGAAACTCTACGCTATAGGTTTTGAAAATTTTTCTGGAGGTTGGGAACTTAGAAATTCATTTTACAAAGGTTCATTACAGAAGAAAGATATTTCAATTGTAAATCTCAATAATGAAAATCAAAATGAAACAGGGAAAAGAATTGTCGTTTTTGAAGGATTTATGGATGCTTTGTCTTTTGTGGAGATGAAACCATTCTTCATTGGCGATTTGTTGGTAATGAATTCTATTTCATTGTTGAATAGAACCAAAGAACATTTAAAAATTTATTCCGAAATCCATTTGTTTTTAGACAATGATAAAGCAGGCGAAACTTGTAAAAATGAAATTCTGAAATCATTTCCCGAAGCCAAAAATCATTCTGAAATTTATGCTCTTCATAAAGATTTGAACGACTATTTACAATTCAAAAACAACACTGAAATCGAAAAAAAACAGCAGATAGACTTGAAATCAAAACAAGAACAAGAAGAAAGTGAAATATATCAAACTTACAAAAGAAAACGCTGA
- a CDS encoding primase-helicase family protein: MTSEIPYLRVGTTYYKTIEKPLISGDKISILVRWNRETIISDYGKTYLSQIPKYDGFCCIPSHLNYEKIIEGFYNMYNKIPYQPIEESLNSYALKEKIQFSLNFMEHIFGEQFELGLDYIKILLEKPTQMLPILCLVSKERSTGKSTFIKWLKSIFGLNMTYIKGDSFNSQFNSDWASMLIVAIDEVFFDKKEITERLKYLSTTDKDKKEAKGKDREEVEFFGKFILCSNNEDNFIQIDEEEIRFWIIKVKSIKTENTEFLQNLIKEIPYFLRYLIQRSFCSQKQTRMWFTDSEIRTKALQKLVWKNNNKLESKIIELLYEFFESTEENEIQVIPQDIFNMLGRMFRNHYWTVNDIRKLLKETWKLEPQNNSLAYIKYDIDYSGSFYQNNKTGRYFTIKKDFILQKFDEMMN; this comes from the coding sequence ATGACCTCAGAAATTCCTTACCTAAGAGTAGGCACTACCTACTATAAAACCATAGAAAAACCTTTGATTTCAGGCGATAAAATTTCCATCTTGGTTCGCTGGAATCGAGAAACCATTATCAGCGACTACGGAAAAACCTATCTTTCACAAATTCCGAAATATGACGGTTTTTGCTGTATCCCCAGTCATTTGAATTATGAAAAAATAATCGAAGGATTTTACAACATGTACAATAAAATTCCTTATCAACCGATTGAAGAAAGTTTGAATTCTTATGCTCTCAAAGAAAAAATTCAGTTTTCGCTGAACTTTATGGAACATATTTTTGGAGAACAGTTTGAGCTGGGTTTGGATTACATCAAAATCTTGCTTGAAAAACCTACCCAAATGCTTCCAATATTATGTTTGGTAAGCAAAGAGCGTTCTACGGGAAAATCCACTTTTATCAAATGGCTCAAATCCATTTTCGGGTTGAATATGACTTACATTAAAGGAGATTCCTTTAACAGTCAATTTAATTCAGATTGGGCCTCAATGCTCATTGTAGCTATTGATGAGGTGTTTTTCGACAAAAAAGAGATTACTGAGCGCCTTAAGTACCTTTCCACAACAGATAAAGATAAGAAAGAAGCGAAAGGAAAAGATCGTGAGGAAGTTGAATTTTTTGGAAAATTCATTCTTTGTTCCAACAATGAAGACAATTTTATTCAGATTGATGAAGAAGAAATTCGGTTCTGGATTATCAAAGTTAAATCTATAAAAACAGAGAATACTGAATTCCTTCAAAACCTAATTAAAGAAATTCCCTATTTCCTTCGCTATCTGATTCAAAGATCGTTCTGTAGCCAGAAACAAACCCGAATGTGGTTTACTGATTCTGAGATAAGAACAAAGGCGTTACAAAAATTGGTTTGGAAAAACAATAACAAACTTGAATCAAAAATTATTGAGCTCTTGTATGAGTTTTTTGAGAGTACCGAAGAAAATGAAATCCAAGTCATTCCGCAGGATATTTTCAATATGCTCGGAAGAATGTTCAGAAACCATTATTGGACTGTAAACGACATCCGAAAGCTTCTAAAAGAAACATGGAAACTTGAACCACAAAATAATTCTTTGGCATACATCAAATACGACATTGATTATTCAGGAAGTTTTTATCAAAATAATAAAACTGGACGCTATTTCACTATTAAAAAAGATTTCATTCTTCAAAAATTTGATGAAATGATGAATTAA
- a CDS encoding helix-turn-helix domain-containing protein codes for MQTTNPFQTILDELGEVKDLLYSLKKEPEIELKKKFYSIKECSDILKLDYQTVRSHILKGNIKAEQIGRFYRVNHLDLMNALNEVKSLKYKR; via the coding sequence ATGCAAACAACCAATCCATTCCAAACCATTTTGGATGAATTAGGAGAAGTAAAAGACTTACTCTATTCCCTAAAGAAAGAACCTGAAATCGAGTTAAAAAAGAAATTCTATTCCATAAAAGAATGTTCTGATATTTTAAAACTCGATTACCAGACGGTACGCTCACACATTTTAAAAGGCAATATCAAAGCAGAACAAATAGGAAGATTTTACAGAGTCAACCATTTGGATTTGATGAATGCTTTAAACGAGGTCAAATCGCTTAAATATAAAAGATAG
- a CDS encoding tyrosine-type recombinase/integrase: MNSTFKLKEPNSEKQTLIYFRSYFGNENKNFIYSTGEKIKPSEWDFENRQPNDLNGRTQKAENHRSIKKQLDRYSGFFTEIVNRYKNINEELTTDVIKQRFDEHFKKVTVKSDFFRVYQDFLNEKENDYTGNAISISTLKRYKCNKTLLEDFQKDYKVKITLGNFDEKLYNKFLKYCIEEKKHSANTVHRNVGLLKTFLGWSFEKKYTYNNSFLNFKKPSKFRTDEIALNYQQVEEIYNYDFNKNKRLERVRDLFVLGCVTGMRFGNYSSISKEDIQGDFIRVVDLKSKTKNLSIPLNSISRAILEKYDYALPSISNQKMNKFIKEVFQEMAFTDEIKKTMRYGDELIDKKSEFWERISSHTARRSFITIMKNKRVPDKVIMSYTGHRSLEVFNNYYRPSEEDKVNYMNEVFK, encoded by the coding sequence ATGAATTCAACGTTTAAACTCAAAGAACCTAACAGCGAAAAGCAAACCCTTATTTATTTCCGCTCTTATTTTGGGAATGAAAATAAGAATTTCATCTACTCTACTGGAGAAAAAATAAAACCATCTGAATGGGATTTTGAAAATAGACAGCCAAATGATTTGAATGGAAGAACTCAAAAAGCAGAAAATCACAGAAGTATTAAAAAGCAATTAGATAGATATAGTGGTTTTTTCACTGAGATAGTTAATCGTTATAAGAATATTAATGAAGAACTGACCACGGACGTAATTAAACAAAGATTTGATGAACATTTTAAGAAGGTAACTGTCAAAAGTGATTTTTTTAGAGTTTATCAGGATTTTTTAAATGAAAAAGAAAACGATTATACAGGAAATGCAATCTCTATTTCGACACTAAAAAGGTATAAATGTAACAAGACTTTGCTTGAAGATTTCCAAAAAGATTATAAAGTTAAAATTACACTCGGAAATTTTGATGAAAAACTTTATAACAAATTTCTTAAATACTGTATTGAAGAAAAGAAGCATTCGGCAAATACTGTTCATCGTAATGTTGGACTGTTAAAAACCTTTTTAGGATGGTCTTTTGAAAAGAAATATACATACAATAATAGTTTTCTCAATTTCAAAAAGCCATCAAAATTCAGGACAGATGAAATTGCATTAAACTATCAGCAAGTGGAAGAGATTTACAATTACGATTTCAACAAAAATAAACGATTAGAAAGAGTAAGAGATTTATTTGTTTTGGGTTGTGTTACAGGGATGCGTTTTGGAAATTACAGTAGTATTTCAAAAGAAGATATTCAAGGAGATTTTATTCGTGTAGTCGATTTGAAAAGCAAAACTAAAAATCTCTCAATTCCATTGAACAGTATCTCACGAGCGATTTTAGAAAAGTATGATTATGCACTTCCAAGTATTTCCAATCAAAAAATGAACAAATTTATAAAGGAAGTTTTTCAGGAAATGGCGTTTACGGATGAAATAAAAAAGACAATGAGATATGGCGATGAATTGATAGATAAAAAATCTGAGTTTTGGGAAAGAATATCCAGCCATACCGCCAGAAGAAGTTTTATTACAATAATGAAAAACAAAAGAGTTCCAGACAAAGTGATTATGAGTTATACAGGGCATAGAAGCTTAGAAGTTTTCAATAATTATTATCGTCCTAGCGAAGAAGATAAAGTGAATTATATGAATGAAGTTTTCAAATAA
- the metF gene encoding methylenetetrahydrofolate reductase [NAD(P)H], with protein sequence MKVTEHIQNANGKTLFSFEILPPLKGQNIQSIFDAIDPLMEFNPAFIDVTYHREEYEYVEREDGLLEKRVVKKRPGTVGICAAIQNKYGVDAVPHILCGGFSKEDTENFLIDIDFLGIHNVVALRGDAVKTETYFKPEKNGHAFAKDLVEQIVKMNHGTYLDESLENSACTDFNIGVAGYPEKHMEAASLEQDIYHLKKKVEAGADYIVTQMFFDNQKYHDFVEKCRTSGINVPIIPGLKPITTKSQLSMIPHRFKVDLPNELVIAIAKAKDNKEVKEIGINWCIQQSKDLMKNGAPVLHYYSMGKSEVVKRIASEVFKD encoded by the coding sequence ATGAAAGTTACAGAACACATACAAAACGCCAACGGAAAAACACTTTTTTCTTTTGAAATTTTGCCACCTCTAAAAGGTCAAAATATACAATCGATTTTTGATGCGATTGATCCATTGATGGAATTTAATCCTGCATTTATAGATGTTACGTACCATCGTGAAGAATATGAATATGTAGAGCGCGAAGATGGACTTCTGGAAAAACGTGTAGTGAAAAAAAGACCAGGAACCGTGGGAATTTGTGCTGCAATTCAGAATAAATATGGTGTAGATGCGGTGCCGCATATTTTGTGTGGTGGTTTTTCTAAGGAAGACACCGAAAATTTCTTGATAGACATCGATTTCTTGGGAATTCATAATGTAGTCGCTTTAAGAGGAGATGCGGTGAAAACAGAAACTTATTTTAAACCAGAGAAAAACGGACATGCTTTTGCCAAAGATCTGGTAGAACAAATCGTGAAAATGAATCACGGAACTTATCTAGACGAAAGTTTAGAAAATTCTGCCTGTACAGATTTTAACATCGGTGTAGCGGGTTATCCTGAAAAACACATGGAAGCAGCAAGTCTAGAACAGGACATTTACCACCTCAAGAAAAAAGTAGAAGCAGGTGCAGATTATATCGTGACGCAAATGTTTTTCGACAATCAAAAATATCACGATTTTGTAGAAAAATGCAGAACTTCTGGTATTAATGTTCCTATTATCCCAGGATTAAAACCGATTACTACCAAGTCTCAACTGAGCATGATTCCGCATCGTTTCAAGGTAGATTTGCCTAACGAGTTGGTGATTGCCATTGCTAAAGCAAAAGACAACAAAGAAGTAAAAGAAATTGGCATCAATTGGTGTATTCAGCAGAGCAAAGATTTAATGAAAAACGGCGCTCCAGTTCTTCATTATTATTCTATGGGAAAAAGCGAAGTGGTAAAAAGAATTGCTTCTGAAGTGTTTAAAGACTAA
- the metH gene encoding methionine synthase, protein METNPIQKFRQPTTNNRQLKLSGLEPLIITPESNFINIGERTNVAGSKKFLRLIKEEKFSEALDIARHQLEGGAQILDICFDDGLLDGKYCMVKFLNLIASEPDISRIPMMIDSSKWEILEAGLQVVQGKCVVNSISLKGGEEEFIRQAKAIKRYGAAVVVMAFDENGQADNYERRIEICKRSYKLLTDTVRFPAEDIIFDLNIFPVATGMEEHRRNALDFIEATKWVRENLPYVSVSGGVSNVSFSFRGNDTVREAMHSVFLYHAIKVGMNMGIVNPAMLEIYDEIPKDLLELVEDVMLDRRDDATERLLDYSEKHKSVKKEKVEDLAWRNQPLQDRITHSLVKGIDRFIEEDVEEARIISAKPLDVIEGNLMTGMSVVGDLFGSGKMFLPQVVKSARVMKKAVAYLQPFIEAEKDSAQKANGKVLMATVKGDVHDIGKNIVSVVLGCNNYEIVDLGVMVPAEKIIQTAIEEKVDVIGLSGLITPSLDEMVHIANELERQNLNFPLMIGGATTSKAHTAVKIDPKYKNAVVHVNDASRAVGVVSSLLSNRNAEFVSELKTDYADFRKKFLNRQVDKEYISIEEARNQKFKINWEIETISEPKNLGIQLIENQNLEELHPYIDWSPFFRSWDLFGKYPQILEDEIVGEHAKELFADAQKMLKKIVAEKLLTAKAIFGIFPANSNEQDDIELKNGEETFTFRTLRQQHKKSDGKEYLALSDFIAPKTSGKQDYIGAFAVTTGFGTDELAQKYEAEHDDYNAIMVKALADRLAEAFAEYLHKKVRTEIWGYSSDEHLENEDLISEKYVGIRPAPGYPACPDHLEKTTIWEVLKVKKNIGLELTESLAMFPTASVSGYYFANPKAKYFGVGKITEDQLKDYAERKNIDLELARKWLSPNLVD, encoded by the coding sequence ATGGAAACTAATCCGATCCAAAAATTCCGACAACCAACAACCAACAACCGACAACTAAAATTATCTGGTCTAGAACCTTTAATTATAACTCCAGAATCCAATTTTATCAATATTGGAGAAAGAACCAATGTAGCAGGTTCTAAGAAATTTCTCAGATTGATTAAAGAAGAAAAATTTTCTGAAGCTCTAGATATTGCTCGTCATCAATTAGAAGGAGGCGCACAGATTTTAGACATTTGTTTTGATGATGGACTTTTAGACGGAAAATATTGCATGGTTAAATTCTTGAATTTAATCGCCTCAGAACCTGATATTTCCAGAATTCCAATGATGATAGATTCTTCAAAATGGGAAATTTTAGAAGCTGGTTTGCAAGTGGTTCAAGGGAAATGTGTAGTAAATTCCATCAGTTTAAAAGGTGGTGAAGAAGAATTTATTCGTCAAGCCAAAGCCATCAAAAGATATGGTGCCGCAGTAGTTGTAATGGCTTTTGATGAAAATGGACAAGCCGATAATTACGAACGCAGAATAGAAATCTGTAAAAGAAGTTATAAACTGTTGACGGACACAGTCCGTTTTCCTGCGGAAGATATTATTTTCGACCTCAATATTTTTCCAGTGGCAACTGGAATGGAAGAACATCGCAGAAACGCATTGGATTTCATTGAAGCAACAAAATGGGTTCGTGAAAACTTGCCATATGTTTCGGTTTCGGGTGGTGTTTCTAACGTTTCGTTTTCGTTTAGAGGAAATGATACGGTAAGAGAAGCAATGCACTCGGTTTTCCTCTATCACGCCATCAAAGTGGGAATGAATATGGGAATTGTAAACCCTGCAATGCTAGAAATTTACGACGAGATTCCTAAAGATTTGTTGGAGCTGGTAGAAGATGTAATGCTGGACAGAAGAGATGATGCTACGGAAAGATTATTGGATTATTCTGAAAAACATAAATCCGTAAAAAAAGAAAAAGTAGAAGATTTAGCATGGCGAAATCAGCCTTTGCAAGACAGAATTACCCATTCTTTGGTAAAAGGAATTGACCGTTTTATTGAGGAAGATGTAGAAGAAGCCCGAATAATTTCGGCAAAACCTTTGGATGTTATCGAAGGAAATCTAATGACGGGAATGTCTGTAGTGGGAGATTTATTCGGAAGCGGAAAAATGTTTCTTCCTCAAGTGGTAAAATCTGCGAGAGTGATGAAAAAAGCGGTGGCTTATCTTCAACCATTTATAGAAGCTGAGAAAGATTCTGCTCAAAAAGCCAACGGAAAAGTATTGATGGCAACGGTAAAAGGTGATGTTCACGACATTGGAAAAAATATTGTGAGCGTAGTTTTGGGCTGTAACAATTACGAAATTGTAGATTTAGGAGTGATGGTTCCTGCCGAAAAAATTATTCAAACAGCGATTGAAGAAAAAGTAGACGTTATTGGTTTAAGCGGTTTGATTACGCCAAGTTTAGACGAAATGGTACATATTGCCAATGAACTGGAGCGTCAAAACCTGAACTTTCCGTTGATGATTGGCGGTGCTACAACTTCTAAAGCGCATACTGCGGTAAAAATAGACCCTAAATATAAAAATGCTGTGGTTCATGTAAATGACGCTTCCAGAGCAGTTGGTGTGGTAAGTTCTTTATTGAGCAATAGAAATGCAGAATTTGTTTCGGAATTGAAAACTGATTATGCCGATTTCCGTAAGAAATTTTTGAACAGACAAGTTGATAAAGAATATATTTCGATAGAAGAAGCGAGAAATCAAAAATTCAAAATCAATTGGGAAATCGAGACCATCTCTGAACCTAAAAATTTAGGCATTCAATTGATTGAAAATCAAAATTTAGAAGAACTGCATCCTTACATCGATTGGAGTCCGTTTTTCAGAAGTTGGGATTTATTTGGAAAGTATCCTCAGATTTTAGAAGACGAAATTGTAGGAGAACACGCAAAAGAACTTTTTGCTGATGCTCAAAAAATGTTGAAGAAAATCGTGGCGGAAAAATTATTAACTGCAAAAGCAATTTTCGGAATTTTCCCTGCCAATTCTAATGAGCAAGACGATATTGAACTGAAAAATGGTGAGGAAACATTTACGTTCAGAACGCTTCGTCAACAACATAAAAAATCTGATGGCAAAGAATATTTGGCTTTGAGTGATTTTATCGCTCCAAAAACATCAGGGAAACAAGACTACATCGGTGCTTTTGCGGTGACTACGGGTTTTGGAACCGATGAATTGGCTCAAAAATATGAAGCAGAGCATGATGATTACAATGCGATTATGGTAAAAGCATTAGCAGACCGATTGGCAGAAGCTTTTGCAGAATATTTACACAAAAAAGTAAGAACTGAAATTTGGGGTTATTCTAGTGATGAACATCTAGAAAATGAAGATTTAATTTCCGAAAAATATGTAGGAATTCGTCCTGCTCCTGGTTATCCTGCTTGTCCAGACCATTTAGAAAAAACCACGATTTGGGAAGTATTGAAAGTGAAGAAAAACATAGGATTAGAATTGACAGAAAGTTTGGCAATGTTCCCTACAGCTTCTGTTTCTGGATATTATTTTGCTAATCCTAAAGCGAAATATTTCGGAGTAGGAAAAATTACAGAAGACCAACTGAAAGATTACGCCGAAAGAAAAAATATAGATTTAGAATTGGCGAGAAAATGGCTATCTCCAAATTTGGTAGATTAA
- a CDS encoding four helix bundle protein gives MKKEYTELEVWIEARKLVNMIYEKTKNFPKEEIYGLTNQIRRCSISIPSNIAEGLGRRTAQDTIQFLHISRGSLYELETQIYLAFDQKYINEIDLETFLNQILACKKLLNGFINYFKSLQNGN, from the coding sequence ATGAAAAAAGAATACACAGAACTAGAAGTTTGGATTGAAGCCAGAAAATTGGTCAATATGATTTATGAAAAAACTAAAAATTTTCCAAAAGAAGAAATTTATGGACTTACAAACCAAATAAGAAGATGTTCAATTTCAATTCCTTCTAATATTGCAGAAGGATTAGGAAGAAGAACAGCACAAGATACCATTCAATTTTTGCATATTTCAAGAGGTTCGCTTTATGAATTAGAAACTCAAATTTATTTAGCGTTTGATCAAAAATATATCAATGAAATAGATTTAGAAACTTTTTTAAATCAAATACTTGCTTGTAAAAAATTATTAAACGGATTTATTAACTATTTTAAAAGTCTACAGAATGGAAACTAA